One Pyrococcus furiosus DSM 3638 genomic region harbors:
- the ilvD gene encoding dihydroxy-acid dehydratase, with the protein MRSDVIKKGIERAPHRSLFKAMGFTDEELERPLIGVANSFNELIPGHIHLRKIAEAVKAGIRMAGGTPLEFNTIGICDGIAMNHLGMKYSLPSRELIADSVELVARVYHFDGIVVIASCDKIIPGMLMAIARLNIPAIFVSGGPMLPGRFKGEYVDVKTVFEAVGAVKAGKMSYEELKLLENFACPGCGSCAGMFTANTMNALTEALGISLPWNGTAPAPYAHRIRIAKETGMQIVKLVEKDVKARDILTREAFEDAIAVDMALGGSTNTVLHLMAIANEAKVDLSLEDFDRISEKTPTLAKLSPAGKHFVVDLYEAGGILGVMKRLSELGLIHEDRLTVSLKTVGELLKSAFVSRDDVIRPVTNPYHPRGGIMILRGTLAPNGAVIKVSAVEGVEVFEGPAKVFDSEEEATAAILSGKIERGDVVVIRYEGPKGGPGMREMLTPTSAIAGMGLDKDVALVTDGRFSGATRGLSVGHVSPEAAEGGPIALVKDGDIIRIDLKNKRIDLLVDEEELRKRREEWKPKVKELTGYLKRYSTLVTSANTGAILRH; encoded by the coding sequence ATGAGAAGTGATGTAATCAAGAAGGGAATTGAAAGAGCTCCCCATCGTTCTCTATTTAAGGCCATGGGCTTCACAGATGAGGAACTAGAAAGACCATTAATTGGAGTTGCCAATTCATTTAACGAGCTGATCCCTGGGCATATCCATCTAAGAAAGATTGCTGAGGCGGTAAAAGCTGGAATAAGGATGGCAGGTGGCACTCCTCTAGAGTTTAACACAATAGGAATATGCGATGGAATAGCAATGAACCACCTGGGAATGAAATATTCACTACCCTCAAGAGAGCTAATAGCGGACAGCGTCGAACTAGTTGCTAGAGTCTACCACTTTGATGGCATAGTGGTCATAGCATCTTGTGACAAAATAATTCCAGGAATGCTAATGGCCATAGCAAGGTTGAACATTCCAGCCATATTCGTCTCCGGTGGTCCAATGCTTCCCGGCAGATTTAAGGGAGAATATGTGGATGTAAAAACTGTCTTCGAGGCAGTGGGTGCTGTAAAGGCTGGAAAAATGAGTTATGAGGAGCTAAAGCTTCTAGAGAACTTTGCATGCCCAGGGTGTGGAAGCTGTGCCGGAATGTTTACAGCCAATACCATGAATGCCCTCACAGAGGCTTTGGGAATTTCTCTGCCCTGGAACGGAACAGCTCCTGCTCCCTATGCCCACAGGATAAGGATAGCTAAGGAAACTGGAATGCAGATAGTTAAGTTAGTGGAGAAAGATGTCAAAGCTAGAGACATCCTTACTAGGGAAGCCTTCGAAGATGCAATAGCTGTGGATATGGCCCTGGGAGGATCAACAAACACGGTCCTCCACCTAATGGCCATTGCAAATGAAGCTAAGGTTGATTTATCTTTGGAAGACTTTGACAGGATTAGCGAGAAGACCCCAACGTTGGCAAAGCTGAGTCCCGCAGGAAAGCACTTTGTAGTTGATCTTTACGAGGCAGGAGGAATACTCGGAGTTATGAAGAGGTTGAGTGAACTGGGGCTTATTCACGAAGACAGGTTAACAGTATCGTTAAAAACAGTGGGAGAATTGTTGAAGAGCGCTTTTGTCTCAAGAGATGATGTAATAAGGCCGGTGACAAATCCCTATCATCCAAGGGGAGGAATAATGATTCTTAGAGGAACTTTAGCTCCCAACGGTGCTGTGATAAAGGTTTCCGCCGTGGAAGGAGTTGAAGTGTTTGAAGGGCCAGCAAAGGTCTTTGATAGCGAAGAGGAAGCAACAGCAGCAATTCTATCCGGAAAGATTGAGAGGGGAGATGTTGTTGTTATAAGATACGAAGGGCCCAAAGGAGGTCCAGGAATGAGAGAAATGCTGACTCCAACTTCTGCAATAGCGGGAATGGGGCTTGACAAGGATGTTGCATTGGTGACGGATGGGAGATTTTCCGGAGCAACAAGGGGACTTTCAGTTGGTCATGTCTCTCCTGAAGCTGCTGAAGGAGGGCCAATAGCACTAGTAAAGGATGGAGACATTATCAGAATTGATTTGAAAAATAAGAGGATTGATTTACTTGTCGATGAGGAGGAGCTAAGAAAAAGAAGAGAAGAGTGGAAGCCAAAGGTCAAAGAGCTTACAGGATATCTTAAGAGATACTCAACTCTTGTCACCTCTGCCAACACTGGTGCTATCTTGAGACATTAA
- a CDS encoding HEPN domain-containing protein, whose translation MAIFLAEQGLQIYLKAILIKYADLRLKTHSLRELLMSVGKVFEMEERVAEFIKSNRIMLRELEDAYIDARYEPKLYSRKDAEDIIYFVKQVMTFVEELEDEFERKVDQRTY comes from the coding sequence GTGGCAATTTTTCTTGCAGAACAAGGGCTTCAGATATACCTAAAGGCCATACTCATTAAATATGCCGATCTAAGGTTGAAGACTCACTCACTAAGGGAGCTCCTTATGAGTGTTGGAAAAGTATTTGAGATGGAAGAGAGAGTTGCAGAATTCATTAAGTCCAATAGAATAATGCTTCGGGAGCTTGAAGATGCATATATTGACGCCAGATACGAGCCAAAGCTATATTCTCGGAAGGATGCTGAAGACATTATCTACTTTGTTAAGCAGGTAATGACCTTTGTGGAGGAGCTTGAAGATGAATTCGAGAGAAAAGTTGATCAAAGAACTTATTGA
- a CDS encoding nucleotidyltransferase domain-containing protein, which translates to MNSREKLIKELIERGRKQYLMIKNYHLYLPSIKKACEKIFGNCEVYVFGSVLTGKFTAGSDVDLLIKVPNPPKSLRAKAEVEAKIEELAGLPDYHPFEFHIVDEEGFKWYVEKLKIKLKRVS; encoded by the coding sequence ATGAATTCGAGAGAAAAGTTGATCAAAGAACTTATTGAAAGAGGGAGAAAGCAGTATCTCATGATAAAAAACTATCATCTCTACCTACCATCAATAAAGAAAGCTTGTGAGAAAATTTTTGGTAACTGTGAAGTCTATGTATTTGGAAGTGTATTGACGGGGAAGTTCACGGCAGGAAGTGACGTTGATCTGCTGATAAAAGTTCCTAACCCTCCAAAAAGCTTACGGGCGAAGGCTGAAGTTGAGGCTAAGATAGAGGAACTCGCAGGTTTGCCGGACTATCATCCGTTTGAGTTTCACATAGTTGATGAGGAAGGCTTCAAATGGTATGTGGAAAAGCTAAAAATAAAGTTAAAAAGAGTAAGCTAG
- a CDS encoding IS6-like element ISPfu1 family transposase encodes MKSETIIYWVVSALKPFRRNKIPPEKKIRGVELYLRGLSYRQTARILKISHVTVWEAVQKLAEAVYKPKILAVKKQRNFIAVDETVIKINGKKRYLWAAIDVESKEVLAVWITTVRNWWVARDFILVVLKSCEGQPVFLVDRASWYKSAFKSLRLGYLHVTFGPRNSVERWFRTLKERTKRFWNNFRGKDWRRVHRFVFLFAFWYNFVRIHSSFGDPPGDVTEWLQEVMPQLS; translated from the coding sequence ATGAAGTCTGAAACCATTATTTACTGGGTGGTTTCAGCCTTAAAACCCTTTCGTCGCAACAAAATCCCACCAGAAAAGAAAATCAGGGGAGTAGAATTATACCTGCGAGGCCTCAGTTACCGGCAAACCGCCAGAATACTCAAAATCAGTCACGTAACAGTCTGGGAGGCAGTCCAAAAACTCGCAGAAGCAGTTTACAAGCCAAAAATCCTCGCAGTCAAAAAACAGCGAAACTTCATCGCAGTTGACGAAACAGTAATAAAAATCAACGGGAAGAAAAGATACCTCTGGGCTGCAATTGACGTTGAGAGCAAGGAAGTTTTAGCAGTCTGGATTACGACTGTTAGAAACTGGTGGGTTGCCAGGGATTTCATTCTGGTTGTTTTAAAGTCGTGTGAAGGGCAGCCTGTCTTTCTGGTTGACAGGGCGAGCTGGTATAAGTCTGCTTTTAAGAGTTTGAGGTTGGGTTATCTGCATGTGACTTTCGGGCCGAGGAACAGTGTTGAGCGCTGGTTTAGGACGTTGAAGGAGAGGACGAAGCGTTTCTGGAATAATTTCAGGGGTAAAGACTGGAGGAGGGTTCATAGGTTTGTTTTTCTGTTTGCCTTCTGGTATAATTTTGTCAGAATTCATTCTAGTTTTGGTGATCCGCCTGGTGATGTTACTGAATGGCTTCAGGAGGTGATGCCCCAGTTATCCTAA
- a CDS encoding CGP-CTERM sorting domain-containing protein, with translation MMEAFVVMKLSPEGKLEWAKVYGAYEPPMRPVGIEIIEDRKVLVLVAWKEPTLYWIDENGNITRGLLVKVPTYGYNLKDLAIDGNEIYLAGAIKPDLYEPFLIKLSGEGSLLWSKKFPNSGETFIQLIPARDSIYVLGYAGSSFQEGKDYKRHAWILNFDKNGKLRWHVLLGDTMGYNKLGGIAVGDYLYLFYFRNVFMKKDIVSLALGKDGSTPPCDADRPKLEIENLEISLKFIKPPQMDTPLIEEFDVKSSTRDLHLIVSEACSGDLQASPSLGQTKKTTTTNPSSPTYSKTTTSPTQTSPKITIITSPHITSTAQIPEEKTPKPTESEKKGICGPAGLVFFVIIPLIHKRY, from the coding sequence ATGATGGAAGCGTTTGTAGTTATGAAATTATCTCCAGAAGGAAAGCTTGAATGGGCGAAAGTCTATGGGGCCTATGAGCCCCCAATGAGACCAGTAGGAATAGAGATTATAGAAGACAGAAAAGTTCTTGTACTTGTGGCCTGGAAAGAACCAACCCTCTATTGGATAGATGAAAACGGGAATATAACAAGGGGGCTACTCGTGAAAGTCCCAACGTACGGTTATAATCTCAAAGATCTTGCCATCGATGGAAATGAGATTTATCTGGCTGGAGCAATAAAACCAGATCTATATGAGCCCTTTTTGATAAAGCTCTCTGGGGAGGGAAGCTTACTTTGGTCTAAGAAGTTTCCCAATTCAGGTGAGACATTCATACAACTGATACCAGCCAGAGATTCCATATACGTTCTCGGATACGCGGGATCTTCATTTCAGGAAGGTAAAGACTATAAAAGGCACGCTTGGATTCTTAACTTTGACAAAAATGGAAAGCTTAGATGGCATGTTCTCCTAGGAGATACAATGGGATACAACAAGCTTGGAGGGATAGCGGTTGGCGATTATTTGTATCTCTTTTACTTTAGAAATGTGTTTATGAAGAAGGACATTGTTTCACTAGCCCTTGGAAAAGATGGATCAACCCCTCCTTGTGACGCAGACAGACCAAAGCTTGAAATTGAAAATCTTGAAATCTCTTTAAAATTTATAAAACCTCCACAGATGGATACTCCTCTAATAGAAGAGTTTGATGTGAAATCATCAACAAGGGATCTTCACCTAATCGTTAGTGAAGCTTGTTCTGGTGACCTTCAGGCAAGTCCAAGCTTAGGGCAAACTAAGAAGACTACAACAACCAACCCTTCCAGCCCTACTTACTCAAAAACCACCACAAGCCCTACCCAGACTTCTCCAAAAATCACAATAATAACCTCCCCCCACATCACCTCCACCGCTCAAATTCCAGAAGAAAAGACACCAAAACCTACAGAAAGTGAAAAAAAGGGTATTTGTGGCCCAGCAGGATTAGTATTCTTTGTTATAATTCCACTTATTCACAAAAGGTATTAA
- a CDS encoding GNAT family N-acetyltransferase, protein MKPIIREAKPQDKPFIEEIAHLTWDGEDYLARVFDEWIKDGNFYVLELNGKVIGTVKLTLLPNRVSWMEGLRVHPNYHGRGFGKMLHNFIVEKGRMMASEGIIDALEFSPYFLNKKIIAMAEKNGFWVKARFFVASVRVGDFKPEEPIRIEPKLEDLTLGIIPVGWRFIKRSEEALEWIRKNAEVYEYNGLKFIGPKKETIFTPLEPGPAVLKALLPAMAWVAREKDKEEFNLMLSSSIKPVLSVFRRIGVYIWDDAKEPNVLVFRKKLKDKKGLIPFVNKWNYNKEY, encoded by the coding sequence ATGAAACCAATAATCCGCGAGGCTAAACCTCAGGATAAACCATTTATCGAGGAAATAGCCCATCTCACCTGGGACGGTGAGGACTACCTTGCGCGCGTATTCGACGAATGGATTAAGGATGGGAACTTCTATGTTCTCGAGCTTAATGGGAAGGTCATTGGCACTGTTAAGTTGACTCTTCTTCCCAATAGAGTTAGTTGGATGGAAGGACTTAGGGTACATCCCAACTACCACGGTAGGGGATTTGGTAAAATGTTACACAACTTTATTGTAGAGAAGGGAAGAATGATGGCAAGTGAAGGTATAATAGATGCCCTTGAGTTCTCCCCCTACTTCCTTAACAAAAAGATAATAGCCATGGCAGAAAAGAATGGATTCTGGGTTAAAGCGCGGTTCTTCGTTGCCAGCGTAAGGGTTGGCGATTTTAAACCTGAGGAACCAATTAGAATAGAGCCAAAGCTTGAGGACTTAACTTTAGGGATTATTCCAGTTGGATGGAGATTCATAAAAAGGAGTGAGGAAGCATTAGAATGGATAAGAAAAAATGCTGAAGTCTATGAGTACAACGGCCTTAAGTTTATAGGGCCAAAAAAGGAAACAATATTTACACCTCTCGAACCTGGTCCCGCTGTCCTGAAGGCACTTTTACCAGCAATGGCTTGGGTAGCAAGAGAAAAGGATAAAGAAGAATTTAACCTTATGTTGTCCAGCTCAATAAAACCAGTTCTTTCAGTTTTTAGGAGGATAGGAGTCTACATATGGGACGATGCTAAAGAACCGAATGTTCTTGTTTTTAGAAAGAAATTAAAAGATAAAAAGGGTTTAATACCTTTTGTGAATAAGTGGAATTATAACAAAGAATACTAA